One window of Chloroflexota bacterium genomic DNA carries:
- a CDS encoding methyltransferase domain-containing protein has translation MQPALTPDEWAEHFRRQAEWTRAARNYLYRRADLLRARRVLDVGCGTGVITEEMAARTRGRVVGLDINPEFLRRREGPHADYLLGDAHRLPFAHAAFDVVLCHFVLMWLRDPHQALAEMVRVARPGGWVLLCAEPDYGARLDYPDLPHAAWHIEALRREGADPFVGRKLRALCAEQGLDAEVGCLSTPWTSEAIRDSLDGEWATLNRITREFVSEDERRAVRAREEAAIARGERFVFMPVFYAAARVPG, from the coding sequence ATGCAGCCAGCCCTGACGCCCGACGAATGGGCCGAGCACTTCCGGCGGCAGGCCGAATGGACGCGCGCGGCGCGAAACTACCTGTACCGCCGCGCCGACCTGTTGCGCGCCCGCCGCGTGCTAGACGTGGGCTGCGGCACGGGTGTCATCACCGAGGAGATGGCGGCCCGCACGCGGGGGCGCGTCGTGGGGCTGGACATCAACCCCGAATTCCTGCGCCGCCGCGAAGGGCCGCACGCCGACTACCTGCTGGGCGACGCGCATCGCCTGCCGTTTGCCCACGCCGCCTTTGACGTCGTCCTGTGCCACTTCGTGCTCATGTGGCTGCGCGACCCGCACCAGGCTCTGGCCGAGATGGTGCGCGTGGCCCGCCCAGGCGGCTGGGTGCTCCTCTGCGCCGAGCCCGATTACGGCGCGCGCCTGGACTACCCCGACTTGCCCCACGCCGCCTGGCACATTGAGGCGCTCCGGCGCGAGGGGGCGGACCCGTTCGTGGGGCGCAAACTGCGCGCCCTGTGCGCCGAGCAGGGGCTGGATGCCGAGGTGGGGTGCTTGTCCACGCCGTGGACGAGCGAGGCAATCCGCGACTCGCTGGACGGCGAATGGGCGACCCTGAACCGCATCACGCGCGAATTCGTGAGCGAGGACGAACGCCGCGCCGTGCGGGCGCGCGAGGAAGCCGCCATCGCCCGCGGCGAGCGGTTCGTGTTTATGCCCGTGTTCTACGCGGCGGCGCGAGTCCCCGGATAG
- a CDS encoding radical SAM protein, with amino-acid sequence MGLLDTIRNWFTPEKPLQKGIYHYRSPAGQEERFRLHLRVEDDGRGILVINAAKVLHLNQTATEYARLILQDKSSDEAVREITRRYRVSKEQARKDYESLRDTILTMTRTDDVCPITYLDVERIDPFKTPVSAPYRMDLALTYRCNDDCPHCYVARDRNFPEMPTEAWKRVIDHLWDLGIPHVAFTGGEATLRSDLAELIQYAEDVGLVTGLLTNGRKLADKAYLQSLLDAGLDHIQITLESHDEAIHNKMVGCSGAWAETVAGIANAVAADVYVITNTTLTRDNVPTIEDTIDFLAELGIRTFACNGMIYSGRGKVVGTGFTEAELQDIVLRVKAAAARNQMRLIWYTPTQYCELDPIKLELGIKTCTAAEFNMCVEPNGDVIPCQSYYKPMGNILKDDWDSIWNSETARCLRDRTWIQEKCKDCPDLDLCGGGCPLYVEEHAYRCLDTQSNAV; translated from the coding sequence ATGGGTTTGCTGGACACCATTCGCAACTGGTTCACGCCCGAAAAGCCGCTCCAGAAAGGCATCTACCACTATCGGTCGCCCGCAGGACAAGAAGAGCGGTTCCGTCTCCATCTACGCGTGGAAGACGACGGCCGGGGCATCCTGGTCATCAACGCCGCCAAGGTGCTCCATCTCAACCAGACAGCCACGGAGTACGCCCGCCTCATCCTGCAGGACAAATCCTCGGACGAGGCCGTGCGCGAGATCACGCGCCGCTACCGCGTGAGCAAGGAGCAGGCGCGCAAGGACTACGAGAGCCTGCGCGATACGATTCTCACCATGACCCGCACCGACGACGTGTGCCCCATCACGTACCTGGACGTGGAGCGGATAGACCCGTTCAAGACGCCGGTCTCGGCCCCCTACCGCATGGACCTGGCGCTCACCTATCGGTGCAACGACGACTGCCCCCACTGCTACGTGGCCCGCGACCGCAACTTCCCGGAGATGCCCACCGAGGCGTGGAAGCGGGTGATTGACCACCTGTGGGACCTCGGCATCCCCCACGTGGCCTTCACCGGCGGCGAGGCCACCCTGCGCAGCGACCTGGCCGAACTCATCCAGTACGCGGAAGATGTGGGCCTGGTAACGGGCCTCCTGACCAACGGCCGCAAACTGGCCGACAAGGCGTATCTGCAAAGCCTGCTGGACGCCGGCCTGGACCACATCCAGATCACCCTGGAATCCCACGACGAGGCCATCCACAACAAGATGGTGGGGTGCTCGGGCGCGTGGGCCGAGACGGTCGCGGGCATCGCCAATGCCGTCGCCGCCGACGTGTACGTCATCACCAACACCACCCTTACCCGCGACAACGTGCCGACGATTGAGGACACGATTGACTTCCTGGCCGAACTGGGCATCCGCACCTTTGCGTGCAACGGCATGATCTACTCGGGCAGGGGCAAGGTGGTGGGCACGGGGTTCACCGAGGCCGAGTTGCAGGACATCGTCCTGCGCGTCAAGGCGGCCGCCGCCCGCAACCAGATGCGCCTCATCTGGTACACGCCGACGCAGTACTGCGAACTGGACCCCATCAAACTGGAACTGGGCATCAAGACGTGCACCGCCGCCGAATTCAACATGTGCGTGGAACCCAACGGCGACGTCATCCCCTGCCAGAGTTACTACAAGCCGATGGGCAACATCCTGAAGGATGACTGGGACTCCATCTGGAACAGCGAGACGGCCCGCTGCCTGCGCGACCGCACCTGGATTCAGGAGAAGTGCAAGGACTGCCCAGACCTGGATTTGTGCGGCGGGGGCTGTCCGCTATACGTGGAGGAGCACGCCTACCGCTGCCTGGACACGCAATCCAACGCGGTGTAA
- a CDS encoding NAD(P)/FAD-dependent oxidoreductase yields the protein MRIAIIGGGLTGMSAAHQLAKAGHTCTLYERDESLGGLAGSFRVNGAYLEKFYHHLFTSDRTMVRLIEDLGLGGDLVWNPTVTSTWYVNRIFRLATPLDVIRFKPLSLVNRLRLGSLAIIPRFVRDWRKLEEITAKEWLIKWGGRQVYEVVWYPLLRNKFGTYADEVAAVWFWNKLKLRGGSRGKGQAEHLGYLVGGFGRAIEAFEARLRGLGVDIRLSSPVERVVIESGRATGVVSNGRREDFDLVLATTAPEILLHMAPGLPQEYRERLARIKYLANACLIMKLKRSLSTTYWLNINDPNIPFVAVVEHTNMQRPDEYGGHHLAYVSRYMDPNDPFYAMSAEELFQAYLPHLRTVFPEFSPDWVEALYAWRERYTQPVVGLHYSQIRPPFRTPAQGLWLCCMAQIYPEDRGMNYAVAYGEKVAAEILESGGA from the coding sequence ATGAGAATTGCCATCATCGGCGGCGGACTCACAGGGATGAGCGCCGCGCACCAATTGGCGAAGGCCGGTCATACGTGCACGCTGTACGAACGCGACGAGTCGCTCGGCGGGCTGGCCGGCTCCTTCCGCGTCAACGGCGCGTATCTGGAGAAGTTCTACCACCACCTGTTCACCAGCGACCGGACGATGGTGCGGCTCATTGAGGATTTGGGGCTTGGCGGCGACCTGGTTTGGAACCCCACCGTTACCAGCACCTGGTACGTGAACCGCATCTTCCGCCTGGCCACGCCCCTGGACGTGATCCGCTTCAAACCGTTGAGCCTGGTCAATCGGCTGCGGCTCGGGTCCCTGGCCATCATCCCGCGCTTTGTCCGCGATTGGCGAAAACTGGAAGAGATCACCGCCAAGGAATGGCTCATCAAGTGGGGCGGGCGGCAGGTGTACGAGGTGGTCTGGTATCCCCTCCTGCGCAACAAGTTCGGGACCTACGCCGACGAGGTGGCCGCTGTCTGGTTCTGGAACAAACTGAAACTGCGCGGGGGGTCGCGCGGCAAAGGCCAGGCGGAGCACCTGGGCTACCTGGTCGGCGGGTTCGGGCGCGCCATTGAGGCCTTTGAGGCGCGGCTGCGGGGCCTGGGCGTGGACATCCGCCTGTCGTCGCCGGTGGAGCGCGTGGTGATTGAGAGCGGCCGCGCCACAGGCGTCGTGTCCAACGGGCGGCGCGAGGATTTTGACCTAGTCCTGGCAACGACCGCGCCCGAAATCCTGCTCCACATGGCCCCCGGCCTGCCCCAGGAGTACCGCGAGCGCCTCGCCCGCATCAAGTACCTGGCCAACGCCTGCCTCATCATGAAACTGAAGCGGAGCCTCTCCACCACCTACTGGCTCAACATCAACGACCCGAACATCCCCTTCGTCGCCGTGGTGGAGCACACCAACATGCAGCGCCCCGACGAGTACGGCGGGCATCACCTGGCCTACGTGTCGCGCTACATGGACCCGAACGACCCCTTCTACGCCATGTCGGCCGAAGAACTGTTCCAAGCGTACCTACCGCACCTGCGCACCGTCTTCCCGGAGTTCTCGCCCGACTGGGTGGAGGCCCTCTACGCCTGGCGCGAACGCTACACGCAGCCCGTGGTGGGTCTGCACTACTCGCAGATACGCCCGCCGTTCCGCACGCCGGCCCAGGGGCTATGGCTGTGCTGCATGGCGCAGATTTACCCCGAGGACCGGGGGATGAACTACGCGGTGGCCTACGGCGAGAAGGTCGCCGCCGAGATTCTGGAGTCGGGCGGCGCGTAG
- a CDS encoding N-acetyltransferase, with protein MSSHQLRVEPVRTPRQLKQFVDFPYHLYRNDPYWVPPLRMDRKAMFDREKFPFYEHADVELFLALRGDEPVGTITAHINHIHNQFHGEKTGFFGFFECIEDYEVAEALLNAAADWVRARGMDVLRGPMNFSTNEECGLLVDGFDSSPVALMTYNPPYYAEFIERAGFTKAQDLYAYWLDTDEVVSKDGVVRNEKLARVVEKVRARSRIVVRKINLKDFDNEVERIKKVYNSAWEKNWGFVPMTDAEFDHLAENLKMVIDPNLVLIAEIDGEPVGFSLTLPDINQALKGTGGRLIPALVRLLWYKMFKKFTICRVFAMGVVEQHRMKGISALFYYDTAINAAPRGYAHAEMSWILESNLMMNRDIQFMGGRVYKTYRIYDKPLR; from the coding sequence ATGTCTAGCCATCAACTGCGTGTGGAGCCGGTCCGAACCCCCAGGCAACTCAAGCAATTTGTGGATTTTCCCTATCATTTGTACCGCAACGACCCCTATTGGGTCCCGCCCCTGCGCATGGACCGCAAGGCCATGTTTGACCGCGAGAAGTTCCCCTTCTACGAGCACGCGGATGTGGAACTGTTCCTGGCGCTGCGCGGCGACGAACCCGTGGGCACCATCACGGCGCATATCAATCATATCCACAACCAGTTCCACGGCGAGAAGACCGGCTTCTTCGGCTTCTTTGAGTGCATTGAGGACTACGAGGTGGCCGAGGCGCTTCTCAACGCCGCCGCCGACTGGGTGCGGGCGCGCGGTATGGACGTCCTGCGAGGCCCCATGAACTTCTCCACCAACGAGGAGTGCGGGCTTCTGGTGGATGGGTTTGATTCCAGCCCTGTCGCCCTGATGACGTACAACCCGCCCTACTACGCCGAGTTCATTGAGCGGGCAGGGTTCACCAAGGCGCAGGACCTGTACGCCTACTGGCTGGACACCGACGAGGTGGTGAGCAAAGACGGCGTCGTGCGCAACGAGAAACTGGCGCGGGTGGTGGAGAAGGTGCGCGCCCGCTCGCGCATCGTCGTGCGCAAGATCAACCTGAAGGACTTTGACAACGAGGTGGAGCGCATCAAGAAGGTGTACAACTCCGCATGGGAGAAGAACTGGGGGTTCGTCCCCATGACCGACGCGGAGTTTGACCACTTGGCGGAAAACCTGAAGATGGTGATAGACCCCAACCTGGTGCTCATCGCCGAGATAGACGGGGAGCCGGTGGGGTTTTCCCTCACGCTGCCCGACATCAACCAGGCTCTGAAGGGAACCGGCGGCAGGCTGATTCCGGCGCTGGTGCGGCTGCTGTGGTACAAGATGTTCAAGAAGTTCACCATCTGCCGCGTGTTCGCCATGGGCGTTGTGGAGCAGCACCGCATGAAGGGCATCTCGGCGCTGTTCTACTACGACACGGCCATCAACGCCGCGCCGCGCGGCTACGCCCACGCGGAGATGTCGTGGATTCTGGAGAGCAACCTGATGATGAATCGCGAC